Proteins found in one Arthrobacter sp. U41 genomic segment:
- a CDS encoding IS1595 family transposase — MADLPPQMPRAGVDYPRTFGQFQDWFSTDDACLEYLAKLRWPDGFICPRCGGGDYWRTGAGLWMCRVCSRRTSVTAGTIFDRTRTPLRTWFAAVWFVTAQKNGVSALGLQRVLGLGSYETAWAWMHKFRRAMVRPDREVLSGTVEVDESFIGGLARGKPGLGSDKISVLIAAEHLDHNRIGRIRLEPGPADRRLALVKFGQRVVAPGSTIRTDGARQLRRFAKLGYKHEYFTQLGSDVPAHVNMPAVHMAASQLKRWIDGTLHQGISREQLAYYLDEFTFRFNRRTSASRGLLFHRLLQQCMNTGPVPLKNLVSSASAD, encoded by the coding sequence ATGGCCGATTTACCGCCGCAGATGCCGCGCGCAGGCGTGGACTATCCCAGGACATTCGGGCAGTTTCAGGACTGGTTCAGCACCGATGATGCGTGTCTTGAGTACCTGGCCAAGCTGCGTTGGCCGGATGGATTCATCTGCCCCAGATGTGGTGGCGGCGACTACTGGCGTACAGGTGCCGGACTCTGGATGTGCCGGGTATGTTCACGTCGGACGTCGGTGACGGCCGGGACCATATTTGACCGCACCCGCACTCCGCTGCGCACATGGTTTGCCGCGGTTTGGTTTGTCACCGCGCAGAAGAACGGCGTGTCCGCCCTCGGCCTGCAGCGGGTTCTGGGATTGGGCTCCTACGAAACGGCGTGGGCCTGGATGCATAAGTTCCGCCGGGCCATGGTCCGGCCCGACCGGGAAGTACTCTCCGGGACGGTCGAAGTCGACGAGAGCTTCATCGGGGGCTTGGCCCGCGGCAAGCCCGGTCTTGGCTCTGACAAGATCTCCGTCCTGATCGCCGCGGAGCATCTGGACCATAACCGGATCGGGCGCATCCGCCTCGAGCCCGGGCCGGCCGACCGGAGGCTCGCATTGGTGAAATTCGGCCAACGTGTCGTCGCCCCGGGTTCCACTATCCGCACGGACGGAGCGAGGCAGCTGAGGCGGTTCGCCAAGCTTGGCTACAAGCACGAATACTTCACCCAGCTCGGTTCGGACGTCCCGGCGCACGTCAACATGCCTGCAGTGCATATGGCGGCCTCCCAGCTCAAGCGCTGGATTGACGGCACCCTGCACCAGGGCATCTCCCGGGAACAGCTGGCCTACTACCTGGACGAGTTCACGTTCCGCTTCAACCGCAGGACGTCAGCCAGCCGCGGGCTGTTGTTCCACCGGCTGCTCCAACAGTGCATGAACACCGGCCCCGTGCCTCTGAAGAATCTGGTCAGTTCCGCATCTGCGGACTGA
- a CDS encoding cupin domain-containing protein translates to MPAVTVKALEFKSFNEPDEKRRPPKTEVDVVTLGDTTLGRFTFEPGWRWSETVKTVVHTDSCQNNHLGFCTAGTLTVEMEDGTRATISVGDAYTIPAGHDAWVEGDEAFVGYEIMSAATYAKPA, encoded by the coding sequence ATGCCCGCAGTAACTGTCAAAGCCCTTGAATTTAAGTCATTCAACGAACCCGATGAAAAGCGCCGACCACCCAAGACCGAGGTTGACGTGGTCACCCTCGGTGATACCACCTTGGGCAGGTTCACTTTTGAGCCTGGCTGGCGGTGGTCCGAGACCGTCAAGACCGTGGTCCACACCGACAGTTGCCAGAATAACCATCTGGGGTTCTGCACCGCCGGAACGTTAACAGTGGAGATGGAGGACGGAACGCGCGCCACAATTAGCGTCGGCGACGCCTATACAATTCCCGCTGGCCATGATGCCTGGGTCGAAGGCGATGAGGCATTCGTGGGCTATGAAATCATGAGTGCGGCCACCTACGCCAAGCCTGCCTAG
- a CDS encoding transposase, translating into MADLPPQMPRAGVNYPKNFGQFQDWFSTDDACLKYLAKLRWPDGFICPRCGGGD; encoded by the coding sequence ATGGCCGATTTGCCGCCGCAGATGCCGCGCGCAGGCGTGAACTACCCCAAGAACTTCGGGCAGTTTCAGGACTGGTTCAGCACCGATGATGCGTGTCTTAAGTACCTGGCCAAGCTGCGTTGGCCGGATGGATTCATCTGCCCCAGATGTGGTGGCGGCGACTAG
- a CDS encoding CPBP family intramembrane glutamic endopeptidase, translating into MRVQAVQSWRTWIWCLWLVAAVLLLAVLDLTFYGLVVPVSALLLAAVSGPSAWRRQGVDKLDLAVVAALYIAVVVLFRVAFTVFTVTNVLGLFLCFGAGLVLGVAGPVFYTVSRGRPLSDLGLWLGNWKPAVALGLILASLQFAITLFGYPLPEPVGWVPLLVMSLTVGAFETVFFRGFIQTRLSASFGRAPGIAIAAALYAAYHVGYGMSGEGMVFLFGLGVIYAVAFALTRSFLVLWPLLTPLGSFFNNLNAGDIELPWAAILGFADVLGLMAASVWLGTGGCSAGNSGAPQQHVDVDGARHPERGVPPGHPSAPRPSCCP; encoded by the coding sequence ATGAGAGTGCAGGCAGTTCAGAGCTGGCGCACCTGGATCTGGTGCTTGTGGCTGGTCGCCGCCGTGTTGCTGCTGGCGGTCCTTGATCTGACGTTCTACGGTCTGGTGGTGCCCGTTTCGGCGTTGCTGCTGGCCGCGGTTTCCGGCCCCTCGGCCTGGCGTCGGCAGGGAGTCGACAAATTGGATCTCGCCGTGGTGGCGGCCCTCTACATCGCGGTCGTCGTGCTGTTCCGCGTGGCCTTCACCGTCTTCACTGTCACGAACGTGCTGGGCCTGTTCCTGTGCTTTGGTGCAGGGCTGGTCCTGGGGGTGGCGGGTCCTGTGTTCTATACCGTCAGCCGGGGGCGGCCGCTGTCCGACCTGGGACTGTGGCTCGGCAACTGGAAACCGGCGGTAGCCCTGGGATTGATCCTGGCGTCCCTTCAGTTCGCCATTACGCTCTTCGGGTACCCCCTTCCCGAACCGGTTGGCTGGGTGCCTTTGCTGGTGATGTCTTTGACGGTGGGCGCATTTGAGACCGTGTTCTTCCGAGGTTTCATCCAGACCCGCCTCAGCGCCAGTTTCGGGCGGGCCCCCGGCATTGCAATCGCTGCAGCCCTGTACGCCGCGTACCACGTCGGCTACGGGATGAGCGGCGAAGGCATGGTCTTCCTCTTTGGGCTCGGGGTCATCTATGCGGTCGCGTTCGCTTTGACCCGCAGCTTCCTGGTGCTGTGGCCTTTACTCACTCCCTTAGGTTCGTTCTTCAACAACCTCAACGCAGGAGACATCGAACTGCCCTGGGCCGCCATCCTCGGCTTCGCCGACGTGCTGGGCCTCATGGCCGCTTCGGTTTGGCTGGGCACCGGCGGCTGCAGCGCAGGCAACAGCGGGGCACCGCAACAACACGTCGATGTGGACGGAGCAAGGCACCCTGAGCGCGGTGTGCCTCCGGGACATCCTTCGGCCCCACGACCGTCCTGCTGTCCGTGA
- the pcp gene encoding pyroglutamyl-peptidase I, whose amino-acid sequence MILLTGFEPFGGESTNPSWPAARAAAGLLRAEGLDAQAVELPCVFGEAIRVLAAALEEHRPELVICAGQAGGRPRISLERIAINCDDARIPDNAGNSPVDRPVVGGGPAAYFSTLPVKAALAALLAAGIPAEVSQTAGTYVCNHVFYGLMHALRLRPGTRGGFVHIPYEPAQLPPGSPVPSLALEQLTEALAVVVRSTLATTTDLSIPAGALH is encoded by the coding sequence ATGATTCTCCTGACAGGTTTCGAGCCCTTCGGCGGCGAAAGCACCAACCCGTCGTGGCCGGCCGCGCGGGCGGCTGCGGGCCTGCTCCGGGCCGAGGGGCTCGATGCGCAGGCCGTGGAGCTGCCCTGCGTCTTCGGGGAAGCAATCCGGGTGCTGGCAGCGGCGCTGGAGGAGCACCGTCCGGAGCTGGTGATCTGCGCGGGCCAGGCCGGCGGAAGGCCGCGGATCTCGCTGGAACGGATCGCGATCAACTGCGACGACGCGCGGATTCCGGACAACGCCGGCAACTCACCCGTAGACCGGCCGGTTGTCGGCGGGGGACCGGCGGCCTACTTCAGCACTCTGCCGGTGAAGGCGGCGCTCGCGGCTCTCCTGGCGGCCGGGATCCCCGCCGAGGTATCCCAGACCGCAGGCACCTACGTCTGCAACCACGTCTTCTACGGGCTGATGCACGCCCTGCGGCTGCGGCCCGGAACGCGGGGAGGCTTTGTCCACATCCCCTACGAACCGGCCCAGCTGCCGCCGGGGAGCCCTGTCCCGTCCCTGGCACTGGAGCAGCTGACGGAGGCGCTCGCCGTCGTCGTCCGCAGCACCCTGGCGACGACAACGGATCTCAGCATCCCTGCCGGCGCCCTTCACTAG
- a CDS encoding SIMPL domain-containing protein, with amino-acid sequence MTDSPRTISVTGSGSAEAAPDLLTLSIGVECRREDVGAAYGEAGRVSAAISAVLREYGVANPDITTSGLNVRAEVNWQEGRGQVVSGYLASTVLSVRLREPGRSSEVIAAAVAAGGNDVRLNGLEFGFADPAAVTARAREAAWQDALTAAGHFASLAGASLGQVVSLAQQSGHPAPIPVARMQRAAAVESLTVEAGESSISATVDVVWELLD; translated from the coding sequence ATGACCGACAGCCCCAGGACGATCTCAGTCACCGGATCCGGCAGCGCGGAAGCCGCACCGGACCTGCTGACCCTCTCGATCGGCGTCGAGTGCCGCCGGGAGGACGTCGGCGCGGCCTACGGCGAGGCGGGCCGGGTCTCGGCAGCCATCTCGGCGGTACTGCGCGAATACGGCGTGGCGAATCCGGACATCACGACGTCGGGGCTGAACGTCCGCGCGGAGGTGAACTGGCAGGAGGGCCGGGGCCAGGTCGTCTCGGGCTACCTGGCGTCGACCGTGCTGAGCGTCCGGCTCAGGGAACCGGGAAGATCCTCGGAGGTCATCGCCGCCGCGGTCGCGGCCGGCGGCAACGATGTCCGGCTCAACGGCCTGGAGTTCGGCTTCGCCGATCCCGCCGCGGTCACGGCGCGGGCCCGCGAAGCCGCCTGGCAGGACGCCCTCACCGCGGCCGGGCACTTCGCTTCGCTCGCCGGTGCCTCCCTGGGCCAGGTGGTCTCGCTCGCGCAGCAGTCCGGCCACCCGGCACCCATCCCGGTGGCGAGGATGCAGCGGGCCGCCGCCGTGGAGTCGCTCACCGTGGAGGCCGGCGAGTCCAGCATCAGTGCCACCGTCGACGTCGTCTGGGAACTGCTCGACTGA